In a genomic window of Comamonadaceae bacterium OTU4NAUVB1:
- the rpsL gene encoding 30S ribosomal protein S12, with translation MPTINQLVRQGRTVEKINSKSPAMQNSPQRRGVCTRVYTTTPKKPNSALRKVAKVRLTNGFEVISYIGGEGHNLQEHSVVLVRGGRVKDLPGVRYHIVRGSLDLQGVKDRKQSRSKYGAKRPKKA, from the coding sequence CCATCAATCAACTGGTGCGTCAGGGTCGAACGGTCGAAAAGATCAACTCGAAGAGCCCTGCCATGCAGAACTCGCCGCAACGTCGCGGTGTCTGCACCCGCGTCTACACCACGACGCCCAAGAAGCCCAACTCGGCGCTCCGCAAGGTCGCCAAGGTCCGCCTGACCAACGGCTTCGAAGTCATCTCCTACATCGGCGGTGAAGGCCACAACCTGCAGGAACACAGCGTGGTGCTGGTCCGCGGCGGTCGTGTCAAGGACCTGCCCGGCGTGCGCTACCACATCGTGCGCGGTTCGCTCGACCTGCAAGGCGTGAAAGACCGCAAGCAGTCGCGTTCCAAGTACGGCGCGAAGCGCCCCAAGAAGGCTTAA